Part of the Paracoccus sp. S3-43 genome, CCCTGCCCGCCATCGCGGCGGCGGCGGGCATCTCGGATTACGAATCCTGCCCCGAAGGCGTGGCAGCGGCGGAACTGGCGGCGGGCCGCAAGGCGGGCGCCCGGCTGATCCGCTGCGATTCGCCGCTCTATCCCGCCGCGCTGCGCGAGATCGACGGGGCGCCGCCGATCCTGTGGGTGCGTGGCGATCCGGCCTGGCTGGCGAAGAACCCGGTGGCGGTCATCGGCGCGCGCAACGCATCCTCGCTGGGGCTGCGCATGGCGCGCGGCATGGCGGCGGGCCTGGGCGAGGCTGGGCATACCGTCGTCGCGGGCCTGGCGCGCGGCATCGACACCGCCGCCCATAACGCCGCCCTGCCGACCGGCACCGTCGCGGTGATGGCGGGGGGCGTCGATGTGATCTATCCCGCCGAAAACCTCGTCCTGGCCGCCCAGATCGCCGAAAAGGGCGTGCTGGTCTCGGAACAGCCCCCCGGCACCGAACCGCAGGCCCGGCATTTCCCGACCCGCAACCGCATCGTCTCGGGCCTGTCCCTGGCCGTGGTGGTGATCGAGGCCGCGCATCGCTCGGGCACCCTGATCACCGCGAAGAACGCCCTGGACCAGGGCCGAGAGGTGATGGCGGTCCCCGGCCATCCGATGGATGCGCGCGCGGGCGGCTGCAACCAGTTGATCCGCGACGGCGCGCTCTTGGTCAGGAATTCGGCGGATGTCTGCGCCGCGCTTGGCCGCGAGGCCGAGGCCGTGGCGATGACCGAGGCACCCGTTGTTTCCGCCCCCGCCCCCTGTCGGGAACCCGTGGAACCCGGAGAGCTGGAGGCGCGGATCCTGTCGCGGCTTGGCCCCTCGCCCTCGGATGAGAATGATGTGATCCGCGACCTGGGCCTGCCTGCCGCCGCGGCAAATGCGGCGATCCTGTCGCTGGAATTGCAGGGGCGGCTGCTGCGGGTGCCGGGCGGGCGGCTGGCGCTTGGCTGAGGGCGCCGCACGGGACGGTTGATTGCGCCCGGTTGACACCGGCAGGCGCCCGACCCATGTTCCCGGCCCATCGCATATGCGCCTTGAGGTAAGAATGCCCGTTGTCGTCGTGGAATCTCCGGCCAAGGCCAAGACCATCGAGAAATATCTGGGCGGCAACTATCGCGTGCTTGCCAGCTTCGGCCATGTCCGCGACCTGCCGCCCAAGGACGGCAGCGTCGATCCCGCCGACGATTTCGCCATGAAATGGGAGGTCGCGGCCGACAGCAAGAAGCACATCAAGGCGATCAAGGACGCGCTGAAGGACGATCAGACCCTGATCCTGGCGACCGACCCCGACCGCGAGGGCGAGGCGATTTCCTGGCACCTGCTGGAGGCGCTGTCCCCCGCCCTGAAGAAGGGCGCCGAGGTCAACCGCGTCACCTTCAACGCCATCACCAAGGCCGCCGTGACCGAGGCGATGGCCCGTCCCCGCCAGATCGACCAGCCGCTGGTCGATGCCTATCTGGCGCGGCGCGCGCTGGATTACCTGGTGGGCTTCAACCTGTCGCCGGTGCTGTGGCGCAAGCTGCCCGGGGCGAAATCTGCGGGCCGGGTGCAATCGGTCTGCCTGCGCCTGATCGTCGACCGGGAAATGGAGATCGAGGCCTTCAAGGCCCGCGAATACTGGTCCGTCCATGCCCGTCTGGCGACGCCCGAAGGCGCGGAATACGACGCGACGCTGGTCTCGCTGGCGGGCGCGAAGCTGGACCGGTTCGACCTGCCCGACGCGGAAAAGGCCGCGATGGCCGTCAGCGCCGTCGCCAGCCGGGACTTGCGCGTGACCAGCGTCGCGGCCAGGCCCGCGACGCGGAACCCCTGGCCGCCCTTCATGACCTCGACCCTGCAACAAGAGGCCAGCCGCAAGCTGGGCATGGGCGCCAAGGCCTGCATGTCGGCGGCGCAGCGCCTGTATGAGGCGGGGCTGATCACCTATATGCGGACCGACGGCATCGACATGGCGCCCGAGGCGGTCCATGCCGCGCGCGACGCCATCAAGGCCAAGTTCGGCGACAGATACGTCCCATCCAGCCCGCGCATGTACAAGAACAAGGCCAAGAACGCCCAGGAAGCCCACGAATGTATCCGCCCCACCGACATGATGCTGTCGCCCGACAGGCTGAACGTCAGCGCGGACGATCAGCGCAAACTGTATGACCTGATCTGGAAGCGCACCATTGCCAGCCAGATGGAAGCCGCCCGGATGGAACGCACCACGGTCGAGATCGCCAGCCCCGACAATCAGGTCGGGCTGCGCGCCACCGGCCAGGTGGTGCTGTTCGACGGCTTCCTGCGCGTCTACGACCAGGGCCGCGACGACGACGAGGGCGAGGACAGCGCCCGCCTGCCCGCGATCCGGGAAGGCGAGGCCGCGACGCTGGTGCGTGACGCTTTCCTGTCCGATTATGAAAAGGCATCGTCCTCGGAGGATGCGCTGATCGACACGGCCGCGGCCGGGCAGCTTACGGCAGAAGGCTTCATTGCCGATGAAACCGCCGCCGTCGCCGCGCGCCAGCATTTCACCCAGCCGCCGCCCCGCTATACCGAGGCGACGCTGGTCAAGCGGATGGAGGAACTGGGCATCGGCCGCCCGTCCACCTATGCCAGCATCGTCACCACGATCCAGGACCGCGATTATGTCCGCAAGGACAAGAACCGGCTGATCCCCGAGGACAAGGGCCGGCTGGTCACGATCTTCCTGACGAAATACTTCCCGCGCTATGTCAGCTATGACTTCACGGCCGATCTGGAAAACGAATTGGACGAGATCAGCGCGGGCGACCTGATGTGGCGCGAGGTTCTGGGGCGCTTCTGGAAAGATTTTTCAAAGGCGCTGGAAGGCACCTCGGAACTGCGCATCACCGAGGTTCTGGGCGCCATCGACGACGCGCTGGCCCCGCATCTGTATCCGCCGCGCGCCGATGGCGGCGATCCGCGCGAATGCCCGCTGTGCCACAAGGGCCGGCTGAACCTGAAGACGGCGCGGTCGGGCGGGGCCTTCATCGGCTGCTCGAACTATCCCGAATGCCGCTATACGCGCCCGATCTCGGCCCTCGATGGCGAGGCGGCGGTGGGCGACCGCATCCTGGGCGAGGATGACGGCGATCCGATCAGCCTGAAGACCGGGCGCTTCGGCCCCTATGTCCAGCGGGGCGAGGCGACCGAGGACAATCCCAAGCCCGCCCGCGCCTCGATCCCCAAGGGCTGGGATCCGGCGACGCTGGATCTGGACCGCGCCGTGCAACTGCTGTCGCTGCCGCGCCCGGTCGGCCCGCATCCCGAGGATGGAGAATTGATCGAGGCCGGGATCGGCCGCTTCGGTCCCTATGTGAAGCACGGGACGAAATACGCCAACCTGCCGGATGTCGAGGAGGTCTTCACCCTCGGCATGAACCGCGCCGTCGAGGTGCTGGCCGCCAAGCAGACCCGTGGCCGTGCGGCGGCCGCCGCGCCCCTGCGCGACCTGGGCGAACACCCGGATGGCGGCGCGATCCAGGTGATGAACGGCCGCTATGGTCCCTATGTGAAATGGGACAAGGTGAACGCCACCCTGCCCCGCGATGTCGCGCCCGAGGATCTGACCGTCGGGCAGGCGCTGGAGCTGATCGCGGCGAAGGCTGCGAAATCGCCCGCGAAGAAGAAGGCCGCGCCCAGGGCCAAGGCGGCGACAAAGCCCGCGGCCAAGAAGGCGACCGCGAAAAAGGCCGCGCCGAAGAAACCGGCGAAGAAAGCGGCGGAATAGCGAAGGTCCGGCGGCGGCGGGCCATACCGACGGTTCGTCAGATCCCAGCGGCGATGCCCGCGGCCTCGGCCAGGAAGCGGCTGCGGACGCCCTCGGCATGGGGGTTGTCGCGCAGGATCGTCGCCAGCAGTTCCGGCGAATCGTCCTGCACCATCGCGGCGGCCTGAACCAGCAGGGCGAAGCTGCGCGTGGCCATCCTCTGCGGCAGCGGCCCCAGCCGCGACAGGCTGCGCGCGATCAGATGCGTCAGCCCCTGGACCACCGCCATGTCGCGGTCGTGCTGGTCGGGCGTGGTCCGGATCACTTCCAGCCCCTGGGCGCGCAGGAAGGCCGCGATCCGCCGATGCGCCCTGCCCCGCAGCGGGCACCAGGCGATGCGGTGGCCCGCCACGCCCTCGGCGGCGCTGGCCGGGCCGAACAGGGGATGGCTGGCGATGACCTGCACATGCCCCGGCAGCAGATCCAGCATCAGCCGCGCCGGTTCGACCTTGACCGAGGCCACGTCGATCACCACCGTCCCCGGCCGCAGATGCGGGGCGATGGCGCGCAGCACCCCGGCCATCCGCGACAGAGGCGCCGCCAGCACGACGATATCGGCAAGCGCCGCCTGCGCCGCGTCAACCTGCGGCAGGTCGTTCGCCCGGACCTGCGGATCGCAGACCGTCAGCGCCAGATGCGGGCGCAAGTGGCGGGCGATCAGTTGGCCGAAGGCGCCGAGGCCGATGATGGACAGGGTTTCGGGAGGCGGGGACACGGGACGGGGTGACATGGGACGGACCTTTCGGCTTGCGCAAAGGTCGTTGTCCTGTCGCCGTCAACCGCACCCTCGCGCGGTTGACATGATGCTGCCCCCGCTATGTCAGCGGGCGGTAATAGGTCGTGAAGGCGGCAGCATGTTTCATGCCGCCCTGATGGCGCGGCGTTCCGGCAAAGTCAACCATGCCGCGCCGCCGCATTGACTTGGCGCCGGACGCGGGCGACAAATCGGCTGCGGTCATTCTGGGGAGGGACGATGAAAAAGGTTTACGCCACGGCGGGCGAGGCGCTGGACGGGCTGTTGCATGACGGCATGTTCATTGCCGCCGGAGGGTTCGGGCTGTGCGGCATCCCCGAACTGCTGATCGCCGCGATCCGCGACGCGGGCACCAAGGATATGACGGTGGCCTCGAACAATTGCGGCGTCGACGATTTCGGCCTGGGGATCCTGCTGAAAACCCGGCAGATCAAGAAGATGATCAGCTCCTATGTCGGCGAGAACGCCGAGTTCATGCGCCAGTATCTGTCGGGCGAGCTGGAGCTGGAATTCAACCCCCAGGGCACGCTGGCCGAACGGATGCGGGCGGGCGGTTGCGGCATTCCCGGCTTCTATACCAGAACCGGCGTCGGCACGGTCATCGCCGAGGGGAAAGAGGTCAAGAATTTCGACGGCCAGGATTACATCCTGGAGCGCGGCATCGTCGCCGACCTGTCCATCGTGAAGGCCTGGAAGGCCGACGACACCGGCAACCTGGTGTTCCGCAAGACCGCCCGCAACTTCAACCCGCCCGCCGCGATGTGCGGCCGCGTCTGCGTGGCCGAGGTCGAGGAAATCGTCCCGCGCGGGTCGCTGGATCCCGACCTGATCCACCTGCCCGGCATCTATGTGCACCGGATCGTGCAGGGACCGCACGAGAAACGCATTGAACAGCGCACGGTTCGCAAGCGGGAGGACGCATGATGGCCCAGGACGTGAAGGGTTGGGACCGCAACCAGATGGCCGCGCGGGCGGCGCAGGAACTGGAAGACGGCTGGTATGTGAACCTGGGGATCGGCATTCCGACGCTGGTGGCGAACTATGTCGGCGACAAGGACATCACCCTGCAATCGGAAAACGGGATGCTGGGGATGGGTCCGTTCCCGTTCGAGGGCGAGGAAGACCCCGACCTGATCAACGCGGGCAAGCAGACCATCACCGAACTGTCGCGCACGTCCTATTTCGACAGCGCCACCAGCTTCGGCATGATCCGGGGCGGCAAGATCGCCGCCGCCATCCTGGGCGCGATGGAGGTGGCCGAGAACGGCGATCTGGCGAACTGGATGATCCCCGGCAAGCTGGTCAAGGGCATGGGCGGGGCCATGGATCTGGTGGCCGGCGTGGGCCGGGTGATCGTGGTCATGGACCACACCAACAAGGCGGGCGAATCCAAGGTCTTGCGCGAATGCACCCTGCCGCTGACCGGGAAGGGGGTGGTGGACCGCATCATCACCAACCTGGGCGTGCTGGATGTGGTGCCCGGCGGGCTGAAGATCGTCGAATGCGCCGAGGGCGTGACCGAGGACGAGTTGCGCGCCGCGACCGAGGCGACCATCGTCGGCTGATCTGTCGCGCATCGCGGGACTGTCGGCGGGGGGCCTTGCCCCCCGTCGCCGTTCCGGCGACTCCCCCCAGGATATTTCAGCCAAAGTGAAAGGCCAGACATGACCGCCGATCAGATCGCAGCAACCTTCACCCGCGCCGATGGGACGTTCCTCTGCGCCCGCTGGGGGCGGCCGGTGGCGCCGGTGATCTTCGGGCTGGCCGACGAAAGCCTGGACGTCTTTCGCGGCGCGATCCGGGCGGGCTTTGCCCATGCGCGCCATCCGCTGGCCGAGACCGACCCCGAGATGGGCGCGAACCTGATGCTGTTCTTCGTCCGCGACTGGGCCGAGATGGCGAATATTCCCGACCTGGACCGGCTGACCGATGCACCCGGCCTTCCCGGCCGGCTGGCCCGCGCGGATGCCGATCAATACCGCATGTTCCGGTTCGACGCGGATGGCGGCATCCGCGCCTGCATGACGTTCCTGCGCATGTCGGGCGCGCTGGCCGACAGCCATCCGGGACAACTGGCCGAGGCGGTCTTCATGCGCTGCGCGCTGACCTTCGCGCAGGATATCGCGCCCTCGCCCCCGATGGCCGCGCTGATCCGGGCGGCCTATGACCCGGTGCTGCCGGTCGCGGCGACGGATCCGGCCCATGCGCTGCGGCTGGCGGCGCGGATGGAGCGCGCGTGATGCACAGCCTGCCCGTCCGCGTCTATTACGAGGATACCGACCTTGCCGGGATCGTCTATTACGCCAACTATCTGAAATTCATCGAACGCGGCCGGTCGGAATGGCTGCGCGCGCTTGGCGTCGATCAGGTTGCGCTGAAGGAAGGCGGGCGCGTCTTCGCCGTCCGCCGGATCGAGGCCGACTATCTGCGCCCCGCCCGCTTTGACGACCTGCTGACGGTGGAAACCACGCTGGCCCAGGCGACCGCCGCGCGGATCGTCATGGACCAGGCTGTCCGGCGCGGCGATGCGGTGCTGTTCACGGCGCGCGTCACGCTGGCCTGCCTGGACGCGGCCGGTCGGCCGGTCCGGCTTCCGGCATCGCTGGCCCGGCGGCTGGCAACCCCTTCGGGCAATGATGAAAAGTGACGGCATTGTGTTGCGGCAAGGGGCTGCAACCTTTGCTAGGAAGGCGCTAGAAGGCCCGCAAACCGACCGGCACGCCGGCCGGGTCCGCGATGGATCACGACGAAAAGGCAGTGAAGATGGAACCGATCCAGGCCGCGCAGGCCCTTGATTTCTCGCTGATGGCGCTGTTCCTGCGCGCCTCGCTGACGGTGCAGGCGGTGATGGTGCTGCTGATCATCGCCTCGGTCTGGTCCTGGGCGATCATCATCCAGAAGTTTCTGGTTTTCGCCCATGCCCGCAGGGAGGCCGCGCGTTTCGACCGCGCCTTCTGGTCGGGCGAGCCGCTGGACGACCTGTATGACCGGCTGGGCGACCGCCCCTCGGGCGCGTCGGAACGGATCTTCGCGGCGGGCATGACCGAATGGCGCCGCAGCCACCGCGATGACGGCGCGCTGATCCCCGGCGGCCCGGCCCGCATCGACCGCGCCATGAACGTCGCCATCCAGCGCGAGGAAGCGCGGCTGTTCCGGGGCCTGTCCTTCCTGGCCACCGTCGGATCCACCGCGCCCTTCATCGGCCTGTTCGGCACCGTCTGGGGGATCAAGACCGCCTTCGAAGGCATCGCCATGTCCCAGGACACCAGCCTTGCCGTGGTCGCCCCCGGCATCGCCGAGGCGCTGCTGGCGACCGCGCTCGGCCTGCTGGCCGCGATCCCGGCGGTGGTCTTCTACAACAAGCTGTCGGGCGACGCGGAACGGGTGACCGGCAACTGGGAGGCCTTCGCCGACGAATTCTCGACCCTGCTGTCGCGCCAGATGGACGAGGCCTGAGCATGTCAACCGCTGTCGTCAAGCGGGTCAGCCGCAAGGGCCGGGGTCGCCGCCGCAACGCGCCGATGTCGGAGATCAACGTCACCCCCTTCGTGGACGTGATGCTGGTGCTGCTGGTGATCTTCATGGTCGCGGCGCCGCTGATGACGGCGGGCGTGCCGCTGAACCTGCCGCAGACCGCCGCCACCGCCGTGCCGACCGAACCCGAGGAGCCGCTGGTCATCTCGATTCCCGCCGATGGCGACGTGACGCTGATGGATGCGCCGGTGGCGCAGGACCAGATCGTCACCCGGCTGCGCGAAATCCTGGCCACGCGCGAAAGCCAGCGGGTGTTCCTGCGGGCCGACGGGACGATCCCCTATGCCCGCGTCGTCCAGGTGATGGGCGCACTGAACGCGGCGGGCCTGTCCGACATCGTGCTGGTCACGGATACCGGCGGGCCGAGGATGGACGGCTGAGGCGATGGACGAACGCGACGGGCGCATCGGCTGGTGGGTTTCAGGATCGGCGCATGGGGCGCTGATCCTGTGGGCGATCCTGGGCGGGGTGTTCTTCCGCCCGCAGCCCTCGACACCGCTGCGCACGACCGAGGTCGCCACCATGAGCGGGGCCGAGTTCGAGGCGCTTGCCGCCGCATCGCGCGGGGCCGGTCCGGTGGGGCGCGACGCCACGGCGGTGGCGACGATGCCCGCCCCCGCGGATGCCGACGCCGCGGCCCAGGCCCCCGCCGCCGCCAGCCGGCCCGATGCGCAGGAGGCCGCGCAGGATCTGGCCCAGCCCGACCGGCCCGAGGCGCGGCCCGACCTGTCCGATTTCGCCCGCCCCGATCCGGTCGCGGTCGCCACCGATCTGGGCGCCCCGGCGCAAAACCAGACGGCAGCGGACGCGGTCCCGGCGGCTCCGCAGCCCGAGACCCCGCCCGATGCCGCGCCCGCCGCGCAGCCGGTGGCGCCCCGGTCGGAACTGGCTCTGGATCGTTCGGCCCTGCCCCGGCTGCGGCCCGAAGGTCTGGTCGAGCAGCGCAATGCCCGCCTTGCCCGGCAGGAGGCCGAACGCCAGGCCGCGGCCGAGGCCGCCCGCGCGGAAGCCGAAGCCGCCGCAGCGGCCGCCGAGGAACGCCGCCTGACCGCCGAGCGGGAAGCGGCCGAGGAAGCGCGCCGGGCCGAGCGCGCCGCCGCCGAGGAGGCAGAGCGGCAGGCCCAGGCGGAAGCCGAGGCCGAGGCCGAACGGCAGGCTGCCGAGGAACGGCGCCAGGCGGCGGAACGCCGAGAGGCCGCCGAACGCGAGGCCCGCGAACAGCGCGAAGCCGAGGCCGCGCGCGCCGAGGAAGACCGCCGTGCAGCAGAGGCCGAGCGTGCCGCCGAGGAACGTCGCGCGGCGGCCGAGCGTCGGGAGGCCGAGGAACGCCGGGCGGCAGAGGCCGCCGAGGCGGAACGGCGCGAAGCCGAGGCCCGCGAGGCCGCAGCCGAACGCGAAGCCGAGGAACGCCGCGCCGCCGCCGAACGGGAGGCCGCCGAACGCGCCGAGGCCGAGCGGCGTGCCGAGGAAGAACGCCGCGCCGCCGCCGAACGAGAGGCCGCCGAACGCGCCGAAGCCGACCGCCAGGCCGAGGCCGCGCGCCAGCAGGCGCTGGAGGACGCGCTGCGCGAGGCGCAGGACGGCAATGCCGGGGCCGAGGGCACGGATACCGCCTCGACCGGGGACGCGGCGGGCGGCAACAGCCAGATGATCGACGGCGGGTCGGGCGCCTCGGCCGCGCAGGATCCGCTGGCGGCGGCTTTGGCCGGGGCGATGTCGGGCGGCGGCGCCACGGACAGCCCGTCCGGCGGGGCGGCGGGTGTCGAGCCGATGCAGCTTGCCCCCTCGGCCATCCGCCCGGCTCCGCTGGACGGCGGCATCGACATGTCCAGCCTGTCGCAGGCCCAGCCGCTGTCGCTGGCCGAAAAGGACGCCTTCCGCGCGGCGCTGCGCCAATGCTGGAACGAAGGCGCGCTGTCGGTCGAGGCGCGGCGGATGTCGGTCTCGGTCGCGTTCAGCATGACCGCCGACGGCAGGCCGATCGCGGCCAGCCTGCGCATGGCGGGTTACCGGGGCGGGCCGGAATCGGGGGCCGACCACGCCTTCCAGGTCGCCCGGCGCGCGATCATGATGTGCGGGGGCGCGGGTTTCCCGCTGCCCTTCGACAAATACAGCCGCTGGCGCGATGTCGTGGTCGAGTTTCGCCCCGACGGTATCGGATTTGACTGAGGCCGGTTTCCCGGTCCCGTCGCAAGGATGATGAGGATATGATGCTTCGGACGCTGACCCTGACCCTGTCGATGGCCCTTGCCGCCGCATCGGCCGCCCTGCCCGCCCTGGCGCAGGACGGCCCCCTGAGGATCGAGATCACCGACGGCGTGACCGAACCGATGGCCATCGCCATTCCCGCCTTCCACGGCGACGCCGCCGTGGCCCAGCGGATCCGCGACGTGGTGGCCGCCGACCTGACCGGCACCGGGCTGTTCCGCGAAATCCCCCGCGACGCCCAGGTCGCCCGCCCCGGCAGCTTCGGCGAGGCCATCGCCTATGAGGACTGGCGCTCCGTCAGCGCCCAGGCTCTCGTATCCGCCGAGGTCACGCAATCGGGCGAGGCGATCAGCGTCAAGTTCCGGCTGTTCGACGTCTATGCGGGCCAGGCCCAGGGCGACGGGATGCAGTTCGACGCCCGCGCCGGTGACTGGCGGCGCGCGGCGCACAAGATCGCCGACCAGATCTATGCCCGGCTGACCGGCGAACAGCCCTATTTCGACAGCCGGGTGGCCTTCGTGCAGGAAACCGGTCCCAAGGATGCGCGGATCAAGCGGATCGGGGTAATGGATTATGACGGCCAGAACATCCTGTGGATGACCGACAGTTCCTCGCTGGTGCTGGCGCCGCAGTTTTCCCGCGACGGGCGGCGGCTGGTCTATACCAGCTTCGACAGCGGCTTCCCGCAGATCCGGGTGATGGAGGTGGCGACCGTCACCTCCCGCGCGCTGACGCAGGACGCCGACAGCATGGCGTTCTCGCCCCGCTTCAGCCCGGACGGGCGCTGGATCGCCTATTCCCGCGAACAGGGCGGCAATACCGACATCTGGCTGATGGACGCGGCATCCGGGGCGCAGCGCCCGCTGGTGCAGTCGCCCGCCATCGACACCGCGCCCAGCTTCAGCCCGGACGGGCAGCGGATCGTGTTCGAATCCGACCGGTCCGGCAATCCGCAGCTGTATGTCGTGGGCGTCGGCGGGGGCGAGCCGACCCGGATCAGCTTCGGCGACGGGCGCTTCGGGTCGCCCGCCTGGTCGCCCAAGGGCGATCTGATCGCCTTCACCAAGCAGGTGGGCGAACGGTTCCACATCGCCACGATGCGCGTCGACGGATCGGGCGAAAAGACCCTGACCGAATCTTTCCTTGACGAGTCCCCCACCTGGGCACCCAATGGCCGCGTGGTGATGTTCACGCGGGTCGCGCCGGGCGGGAATGGCCAGCCGCGCCTGCATTCCGTGGACATCACCGGGCGCAATATGCGACCGCTGAGCCTTGACTTTGCCGCCTCGGATCCCTCTTGGGGTCCATTGATGCCCTGAAGCCCGCACCGGAACACCGACCGGAAGGATGACCCGATGATCGCCTGGAAAAAGCCTGTCGCCGCCGCCCTGCTGCTGGCCCTTGCCGCCTGCGCGCAACCCGCGCCGCCGGTCACGCAGACCGTGGTCGACCCCTATGCCAACGCCGCGGGCGGGGCGCTGTATCAGGGTCAGTTGGCCGGCGGCACCCTGGGGGCCGAGGCGACGGCGGAATATTTCAACAATACCATCGGCAACACGGTCCTGTTCGCGGCCAACCAGACGGCGCTGACCGGCGACGCCCGCGCGATCCTGGCGCGCCAGGCCGAATGGCTGAACCGGCACACCAACTTCACCGCCGTGGTTCAGGGCCATGCCGAAGAAACGGGCACCCGCGAATACAACCTGGCGCTTGGCGCGCGCCGCGCCAGCGCGGTCCAGGAATACCTCATCGCCCAGGGCGTCGCGTCGGACCGCCTGCGCACGCTGAGCTTTGGCAAGGAACGCCCGCGCGAGGTCTGCTCGGACGAGGCCTGCTATGCCAACAACCGCCGCGCCGTGACCGTGGTCAGCGCCACGGGGGCGGGATCGTGACCCTGCGCGCCATTGCCGCAGCCGTCCTGGCCGTGACGGTGGCGCTGCCTGCGCTGGCGGACGAACCCCGGCTTGCCGATCTGCGGGCGGAATTGTCCGAGATTCGCGGCCAGTTGCAGTCCCTGCGCTCGGAACTGGTCGCCTCGGGCGCGGCGGGGTTCCAGGCGGCGGGCGGGGATGCCGCCATCGACCGCATGAACGCGATGGAGCAGCGGCTGGCGCGGCTGACCGACCGGACCGAGCAGTTGGGAAACCGCATCGACCGGATCGTCGCCGACAGCAACCGCCGTATCGCCGACATGGAATTCCGCCTGTGCGAGATGGACGAGACCTGCGACCTGTCCGCCCTGACCACCCCCGATCCCGGCCGCGTGGCGACCGTGCCCCTGCCTCCGCCGCCCCCCCAGCAGGGCGGCGGCAAGCCTGCCTCCGCAGGCGAGCAGGCTGATTTCGACGCCGCACGGCAGGTCATGGCCAGCGGCGATTTCCGCCGCGCGGCGGAAATGTTCGGCACCGTGGCCGAAACCCATGCCGGGGGCGCGCTGACGGCCGAGGCACTGTTCCTGCGCGGCGCCGCCCTGGACAGCGCGGGCGACGCCAAGGGCGCGGCGGCAGCCTGGCTGGAGGGGTTCTCGGCCGATCCCGACGGTCCGCGCGCCGCCGAAAGCCTGCTGGGCATCGCCCGCGTCATCGAGGCCGAGGGGGACGCCACGGCGGCCTGCCTTTACCTGGCCGAGATCCCCGCCCGCTTTCCCGGATCCCCCTTCGCCGCCGAGGCGGAAACCCGGATGAGCCGCCTTGCCTGCGGCAGCAACGACCTGGAACCTCTGCCCGGCGATGCCGCCCAGGCCGACCTGGCCGAAGGCGAAGGGCAATAGCGCATCCATGTCCCTGCCGCCCGCCGATCCAGCCTTTCGCGTCCATGCAGCCCTGGACCGGCTGGCGGGCGACCTGCCCGCCATCGGCATCGCCGTGTCGGGCGGCGGCGATTCGATCGCCCTGATGCACATGATGGCCGAATGGGGTCGCGGCCGCAGGATCATGGTCGCCACCGTGGATCACGGCCTGCGCCCGGAAAGCACGGCCGAGGCGCGCCAGGTCGGCCGCGCCGCCCGCGCGCTTGACCTGCCCCATGCCACGCTGGTCTGGCAGCGCGGCACCGAGACCGGCAACCTGATGGCCAATGCCCGCGACGCCCGGCTGCGGCTGCTGGCCGGCTGGGCGCAGCGCAACGACCTGCCCGCCGTGGCGCTTGGCCATACGGCGGACGACCAGGCCGAAACCCTGCTGATGCGGCTGGCGCGGGGGTCGGGGATCGACGGGCTGGCCTCGATGGCGGAATGGCGCGACCGATTCGGCATCCGCTGGCTGCGCCCGATGCTGGCGGCCGGGCGGCAGCCGCTGCGCGACTGGCTGCGGGCGCGCGGCATTGGCTGGATCGACGATCCCAGCAACGAGAACGAGGATTTCGACCGCATCCGCATCCGTAAGGCGATCCAGGCGATGGGCCTGGATGTCCCCGCCCTGGCCCGCGCCGCCAA contains:
- the tolQ gene encoding protein TolQ; its protein translation is MKMEPIQAAQALDFSLMALFLRASLTVQAVMVLLIIASVWSWAIIIQKFLVFAHARREAARFDRAFWSGEPLDDLYDRLGDRPSGASERIFAAGMTEWRRSHRDDGALIPGGPARIDRAMNVAIQREEARLFRGLSFLATVGSTAPFIGLFGTVWGIKTAFEGIAMSQDTSLAVVAPGIAEALLATALGLLAAIPAVVFYNKLSGDAERVTGNWEAFADEFSTLLSRQMDEA
- a CDS encoding ExbD/TolR family protein, yielding MSTAVVKRVSRKGRGRRRNAPMSEINVTPFVDVMLVLLVIFMVAAPLMTAGVPLNLPQTAATAVPTEPEEPLVISIPADGDVTLMDAPVAQDQIVTRLREILATRESQRVFLRADGTIPYARVVQVMGALNAAGLSDIVLVTDTGGPRMDG
- a CDS encoding protein TolA, which translates into the protein MDERDGRIGWWVSGSAHGALILWAILGGVFFRPQPSTPLRTTEVATMSGAEFEALAAASRGAGPVGRDATAVATMPAPADADAAAQAPAAASRPDAQEAAQDLAQPDRPEARPDLSDFARPDPVAVATDLGAPAQNQTAADAVPAAPQPETPPDAAPAAQPVAPRSELALDRSALPRLRPEGLVEQRNARLARQEAERQAAAEAARAEAEAAAAAAEERRLTAEREAAEEARRAERAAAEEAERQAQAEAEAEAERQAAEERRQAAERREAAEREAREQREAEAARAEEDRRAAEAERAAEERRAAAERREAEERRAAEAAEAERREAEAREAAAEREAEERRAAAEREAAERAEAERRAEEERRAAAEREAAERAEADRQAEAARQQALEDALREAQDGNAGAEGTDTASTGDAAGGNSQMIDGGSGASAAQDPLAAALAGAMSGGGATDSPSGGAAGVEPMQLAPSAIRPAPLDGGIDMSSLSQAQPLSLAEKDAFRAALRQCWNEGALSVEARRMSVSVAFSMTADGRPIAASLRMAGYRGGPESGADHAFQVARRAIMMCGGAGFPLPFDKYSRWRDVVVEFRPDGIGFD
- the tolB gene encoding Tol-Pal system beta propeller repeat protein TolB produces the protein MLRTLTLTLSMALAAASAALPALAQDGPLRIEITDGVTEPMAIAIPAFHGDAAVAQRIRDVVAADLTGTGLFREIPRDAQVARPGSFGEAIAYEDWRSVSAQALVSAEVTQSGEAISVKFRLFDVYAGQAQGDGMQFDARAGDWRRAAHKIADQIYARLTGEQPYFDSRVAFVQETGPKDARIKRIGVMDYDGQNILWMTDSSSLVLAPQFSRDGRRLVYTSFDSGFPQIRVMEVATVTSRALTQDADSMAFSPRFSPDGRWIAYSREQGGNTDIWLMDAASGAQRPLVQSPAIDTAPSFSPDGQRIVFESDRSGNPQLYVVGVGGGEPTRISFGDGRFGSPAWSPKGDLIAFTKQVGERFHIATMRVDGSGEKTLTESFLDESPTWAPNGRVVMFTRVAPGGNGQPRLHSVDITGRNMRPLSLDFAASDPSWGPLMP
- the pal gene encoding peptidoglycan-associated lipoprotein Pal → MIAWKKPVAAALLLALAACAQPAPPVTQTVVDPYANAAGGALYQGQLAGGTLGAEATAEYFNNTIGNTVLFAANQTALTGDARAILARQAEWLNRHTNFTAVVQGHAEETGTREYNLALGARRASAVQEYLIAQGVASDRLRTLSFGKERPREVCSDEACYANNRRAVTVVSATGAGS
- a CDS encoding tol-pal system protein encodes the protein MTLRAIAAAVLAVTVALPALADEPRLADLRAELSEIRGQLQSLRSELVASGAAGFQAAGGDAAIDRMNAMEQRLARLTDRTEQLGNRIDRIVADSNRRIADMEFRLCEMDETCDLSALTTPDPGRVATVPLPPPPPQQGGGKPASAGEQADFDAARQVMASGDFRRAAEMFGTVAETHAGGALTAEALFLRGAALDSAGDAKGAAAAWLEGFSADPDGPRAAESLLGIARVIEAEGDATAACLYLAEIPARFPGSPFAAEAETRMSRLACGSNDLEPLPGDAAQADLAEGEGQ